The Xylophilus rhododendri region CCATCTGCTCGCGGCCGGCCGACAGGCGCACCATGGCGGTGGGCATGGTGATGCGGGCGGCGGCGATGGTGCGCACGAACTCGAAGGGGTCGAGCGCATCGGTGCCTTCGAGCGGTGTGCCGGCCACCTGCACCAGGTTGTTGATCGGCACCGATTCCGGGTAGGGATTCAGGTTGGCCAGCTGCGCCACCAAGCCGGCGCGCTGGCTGCGGTTCTCGCCCAGGCCGACGATGCCGCCGCAGCAGACGTTCATGCCGGCATCGCGCACCAGGGCCAGGGTGTCCAGGCGGTCCTGGTAGGTGCGGGTGCTGATGATGTTGCCGTAGATCTCGGGGGCGGTGTCGAGGTTGTGGTTGTAGTAGTCCAGGCCCGCGTCCTTCAGCGCATGCGCCTGGTGGGCTTCGAGCATACCGAGGGTCATGCAGGTCTCCAGGCCCAGGGCCTTGACGCCGCTGACCATGGTGGAGATGCGTTCGACGTCGCGGTCCTTCAAATTGCGCCAGGCCGCGCCCATGCAGAAGCGGGTGGCGCCCTGGGCGCGGGCGGCCTCGGCCGCTTCCATCACCTCGTCCACCGGCATCAGCTTGCCGGCCTCCACGCCGGTGTCGAAGTGCACCGACTGCGGGCAGTAGCCGCAATCCTCCGCGCAGCCGCCGGTCTTGATCGACAGCAGGGTGGAGAGCTGCACCTCGTTGGCATCGAAATGCTGGCGGTGCACGGTCTGGGCGCGGTGCATCAGGTCCATGAAGGGCATGGCCAGCAGGGCCTCGACCTGGGCGACGGTCCAGCGCTGGGCGGCGGCTTCGTCGGCGGCCGGGCGGGCCTGCGGGAGGGTGGCGCGCAGTTCGTCGATGGAGACGGTGGCGAGGGTGTTCATCGGGGTCCTTTCGGGGAGTTCTTCGAGATGGCCTTGCGGAGCGCGGCGGCGTCCAGGTGCGCGGCCACGGCGGCGGGTGCCGTGTCGTCCAGCCAGGGCACGACGCCCAGGCAGGGCGCGGCGTGCCGGTCCTGCAGCCATTGGCGCAGGGTGTGGATGGTGTCTTCGGGCTGCAGCATCGTCGCGTCGATGCGGGTGCCCACCCAGCCGGCCAGGCGCAGGCCGCGGGCTTCGATGGTCTCGGCCGTCAGCAGCGCATGGTTGATGCAGCCCAGGCGCAGGCCGACCACCAGGATCACCGGCAGGCCGATGTCCACGGCCAGGTCGGCGGTGTCCCAGTCCGGGCCCAGCGGGACACGGAAACCGCCCACGCCCTCGACCACCAGCCAGTCGCAGCGGTCTTCCAGGGCCTTGGCGGCCTGCAGCAACGCGGAGCGGGAGATGGGCGTGTCGTCGATGGCCGCCGCCACATGCGGCGCGCAGGCGGTGCGCAGCTGGCAGGGGCCGACCTCGGCGTCGCGCAGCTTCACGCTGGCGGCGGCGCGCAGGCGCTGCACGTCGTCGTTGACCCAGCGGCCGTCGATCAGTTCGAGCCCGGCCGCGACCGGTTTGAGCGCCGCCGTGCGGCTGCCATCGGCGCCCAGCAGATGCAGCAGCGCAGCGCTGACGCGGGTCTTGCCGACCTCGGTATCGGTGCCGGTGACAAAACAGCCGGGTACGTTCATGGCAGCATGCTTTCTGCGGCGTCGGCCAGCACCGAGCACAGGCGCCACACATCGGCCTCGGTATGCGAGGCGCTCAGGGTGATGCGCAGGCGCGCGGTGCCGGCCGGCACGGTGGGGGGACGGATGGCGGGTACCCACAGGCCCTGGGTGTCGAGCTGGGCGGCCAGGCTCAGCGCGTTCTTGTTGTCGCCGACGATGAAGGGGTGGATCGGCGTCTGCGAATCCGGCGCCGACCATTCGGTGAGCGCCAGCGCCTCCACGATGCCGGCCAGCGATTCGTGCAGCGAGCGGCCCAGCGTGGCCAGGTGCGCGCGGCGGCGGTCGCCCTCCTCGCCCATCACCAGCTTCAGGCTCACGCCCACCGCGTGGGCCACCGCCGGCGGTGCGGCCGTGGTGTAGATGTAGGCCCGGGCGCTCTGCACCAGCCAGGCGATCACGGTGGGGTGCGCGGCGACGAAGGCGCCGGCCACGCCGAGCGCCTTGCCCAGCGTGCCCATCAGGATGAAACGCTGGCTGGACAACCCGAAGTGCGCCAGCGTGCCGCGCCCCTGCGGGCCGAGCACGCCGAAGCCATGGGCGTCGTCCACCACGATGTAGGCATCGTGCTTGTCGGCCAGGGCGAGCAGCTTGTCCATCGGCGCGATGTCGCCGTCCATGCTGAAGACGGCGTCGGTGACGATGATCTTGATCGGGCTGTCGCTGCTCTCCAGCAGCGCGTCCAGCAGGTCCATCCGCTTGTGCGGATAGGTCAGCACCTTGGCCTTGGCCAGGCGGCTGCCGTCGATCAGCGAGGCATGGTTGAGCTTGTCCGAGAACAGCATGGCCTTGGCATCGCCGAGCGCGGTCAGCAAGGCCATGTTGGCCATGAAGCCGGTGCAGAAGAACAGCGCCTCGCAGCCCGGGATGGTGGCCGATTGGGTGGCGGCCAGGGCCTGCTCCACATCGGCATGGGCACGCGAATGGCCGCTGACCAGGTGCGACGCACCGCTGCCGGCGCCGTAGAGCGCGGCGCCCTCGCCCATGGCGGCGATCAGTTCGGGATGGTTGGCCAGGCCCAGGTAGTCGTTGCTGCAGAAGCCCAGCATCTCGCGCGGCCGGCCGCCGTCGATGGTCAGGCGTTGCTGCGGCGCGCAGGCGGTCTCGGCCACACGGCGGCGGCGGCGCAGGAACTGCGCCTCGCGTTCATGCAACTGTCGGGTCAGGTGCTCGATCAGCATGGGATTCGGTGGTGGACCGGGCGCAGACCGCGTCCAGTGTTTCGATCACACGTGCGCCCAGCCAGGCGGCCAGCGGCGCATCGAGCACATAGGGCGGCATCAGGTAGACGGTGCGGCCGATGGGGCGGATCAGCAGGCCGCGTTCGCGTCCGGCCAGATGGAAGTTCTCGGCGAAGCGGCCGGGAGCGTAAGCCTCCAGCACGTCGAAGGCGAAGATGGTGCCCTGCTGGCGGAAATGCGCGATGCGCGGGTCGCCCCGCAGCGGCGCCAGGGCTTCGGCCAACAGTTGCGAACGCTCGCGGTTGGCCGCCAGCACGCCCTCCTGCTCGAAGCGGTCCAGCACCGCCAGCGCCGCCGTGCAGGCCAGGGCGTTGCCGGTGTAGGAGTGCGAATGCAGGAAGCCGCGGGCGATGTCTTCGTCCAGGAAGGCTTCGAACACCGCATCCCGCGTCAGCACCAGCGACAGCGGCAGGTAGCCCGCCGTGATGCCCTTGGAGAGGCACACGAAATCCGGCCAGATCCCCGCCTGCTCGCAGGCGAAGAAAGTGCCGGTGCGACCGCAGCCGACCGCGATCTCGTCGGCGATCAGGTGCACGCCGAACTCGTCGCAGAGCTGGCGCAGCGCCTGCAGATAGGACGGGTCGTGCATGGCCATGCCGGCGGCGCACTGGATCAGCGGCTCGACGATCACGGCGGCGATGTGTTCGTGGCGCTCGCTCAGCAGCCGGCGCATGTCGGCCGCGGCGCGCGTCGCCACGTCCGCTGCGGTTTCATTTGGGCCGGCCTGTCGGGCATCGGGCGATGCGGCCAGGTGGGCGCGCATCAGCAGCGGGTCGTAGGTGTCGCGGAAGATGGCCACGTCGGTCACCGACAGCGCGCCCAGCGTCTCGCCGTGGTAGCTGTGTTTCAGGCAGACGAACTCGCGTTTGTCGGCCCGCCCCTGGTTGCGCCAGAAGTGGAAACTCATCTTCAGCGCGATCTCGACCGCCGAGGCGCCGTCGCTGGCATAGAAGGCATGGCCGAGCACACCGCCGGTCAGGGCCGACAGGCGTTCGGCCAGTTCCACCGCCGGCGCATGGGTGCAGCCGGCCAGCATCACATGCGGCAGGGTGTCGAGCTGGCGCTTGATGGCATCGTTGATGCCCGCATCGGCATGGCCGAAGAGGTTGACCCACCAGGAGCTGGTGGCGTCGAAATAACGCTGCCCCTCCTGGTCGATCAGCCAGGGGCCCTCGCCGCGGGCGATCGGCAGCGGCGGCACGGTGAAGGCCCGCTGCATCTGGGTGCAGGGATGCCAGACGGCCGCCAGGCTGCGCTTTTGCCAGCCGGCGTTGCTTGCCGGCACGCTCATCGGCCCTTGAGTTTGGCGAAGGCCGAGGCCATGGCGGAATCGCCCAGGCTGTTGTTACCCATGCCGCCGCCTTGCCCGCCTGGGCCGCGCTGCTGTGGCCGGCCACGGCCGGCGGGCTCGTAGCGGTTCTCGCGGGCGCCGTCCTTGCGCGGCGGCGCGGCATCGAGCTTCATGGTCAGGCCGATGCGTTTGCGTACCGGGTCGACCTCCATCACCTTCACCCGCACGATGTCGCCGGTCTTGACCACCTCGCGGGCGTCCTCCACGAAGCGGTGCGCCAGCTGGCTCACATGGATCAGCCCGTCCTGGTGCACGCCCAGGTCCACGAAGGCGCCGAACTGCGCCACGTTGCTCACGGTGCCTTCCAAAATCATGCCGGGCTGGAGGTCGGCGATGTCTTCCACGCCGTCGTTGAAGCGGGCCACCTTGAAGTCGGGACGCGGGTCGCGGCCGGGTTTCTCCAGCTCGACCAGGATGTCCTTGACGGTGGGCGCGCCGAAACGCTCGTCGGCGAACTGCTCGGGCTTGAAGCCGCGCAGCGCGTCGCCGCGGCCCATGATGTCGGTGATGGGGCGTCCGGCCTGGGCGACGATGCGCTCGACCAGCGGATAGGTCTCGGGATGCACGCCCGTCATGTCCAGCGGCTGCTCGCCGCCGCGGATGCGCAGGAAACCCGCGCTCTGCTCGAAGGTCTTGGCGCCCAGCCCCGGCACCTGCAGCAGCTGCTGGCGGCTGCGGAAGGCGCCGTTGGCCTCGCGCCAGCGCACCACCGCCTTGGCCACGCCGGAAGACAGCCCCGATACCCGCGACAGCAGCGGCGCGCTGGCGGTGTTCAGGTCCACGCCGACCGCGTTCACGCAGTCTTCCACCACCGCTTCCAGCGTGCGGGCCAGCTCGCCCTGGTTCACGTCGTGCTGGTACTGGCCCACGCCGATGCTCTTGGGGTCGATCTTCACCAGTTCGGCCAGCGGGTCCTGCAGGCGGCGCGCGATGCTGGCGGCGCCGCGCAGGCTCACGTCCACATCGGGCATTTCCTGGCTGGCGAATTCGCTGGCGCTGTAGACCGAGGCGCCGGCCTCGCTCACCACCGCCTTGACGATGGTGCGCTCGGCCTTGGCGGCGATCTTGATCAGGTCGGCGGCCAGCTTGTCGGTCTCGCGGCTGGCGGTGCCGTTGCCGATGGCGATCAAATCGACGCCGTGCTTGTCGGCCAGCTTGGTCAGGGTGTGCAGCGAGCCGTCCCAGTCCTTGCGCGGCTCGTGCGGATAGACGGTGGCGGTCTCCAGCAGGCGGCCGGTATGGTCCACCACCGCCACCTTCACGCCGGTGCGGATGCCCGGGTCCAGCCCCATCACGCACTTGGGGCCGGCGGGCGCGGCCAGCAGCAGGTCGCGCAGGTTGTCGGAGAAGACCTTGATGGCGGTCTTCTCGGCATCCTCGCGCAGGCGGCCGAACAGGTCGCGTTCGGTGGACAGGGAGAGTTTCACCTTCCAGGTCCAGGAGACGCATTTGCGCAGCAGGTCGTCGGCCGCCCGGGCGGCATGGCTCCAGCCCAGGTGGATGGCGATGCGGCCTTCGGCCACCGTCGGGCGGCCGGGTTCGGGCTCGACCGGCAGGGCCAGCTTGGCTTCCAGGATCTCCAGCGAGCGGCCGCGGAACACGGCCAGCGCGCGGTGCGAGGGGATGCGGCCGATCGGCTCGGAGTAGTCGAAGTAGTCGCGGAACTTGGCGACCTCGGGGTCGTTCTCGTTCTTGGACTCCACCTTGGCCGAGCGCAGCACGCCCTCGGACCAGAGCCATTCGCGCAGGTTCTGCAGCAGGCCGGCATCCTCGGCCCAGCGTTCGGAGAGGATGTCGCGCACGCCGTCGAGCACCGCCTGCACGCTGGTGAAGTCGCTGCCGTCCTCGCCCTTCTCGGCCTTGACGAAGGCCTGGGCCTCATCCGCCGGCACGCGCGTGGGATCGGCGAACAGCAGGTCGGCCAGGGGCTCGATGCCGGACTCGCGGGCGATCATGCCCTTGGTGCGGCGGCGCTGCTTGTAGGGCAGGTAGAGGTCTTCGAGTTCCTGCTTGGTGGGCGCGGCCTCGATGGCGGCGCGCAGCACCTCGGTGAGCTTGCCCTGCTCCTCGATGCTTTTCAGCACGGCGGTGCGGCGGTCTTCCAGTTCACGCAGATAGGACAGGCGGCTTTCCAGCGCGCGCAGCTGGATGTCGTCGAGGCCGCCGGTGGCCTCCTTGCGGTAGCGGGCGATGAAGGGGACGGTGGCGCCGCCGTCGAGCAGGTCGACGGCACTGCGGACCTGGCTCTCATGGACCGAGAGTTCGGCGGCGATCTGGCGGAGGATTTTCTGCATCGGCAAAACGTCCGCAGGGACGTTCAGGAAAGAGACCTGGGAGGAGCGGCGTGGCGGGCACGCCGTCGTGACATTCGAAGGCGGGCGAGTTTGCCACAGGCTCCCGCCGGGTTCTTGTCCTGTTAGTAGGAGCTTGCTGCCGAATGAAGATGGCAGCGGATGCAACAGATGGCCCGACTGGCGTCATGGGTGGCTAGCATGGGGCGGATGTCCTCGCGCCCTCCCCCGCGTCCCCCGTCTTCCGGCCGGCCCCGGCGTTCCTTGCCTGTGCGCATGCTGCGTGGGTTGCTGGCGGTTCTGGCTGTGCCTGTGCTGCTGTTCGAGGAGTGGGGGTGGGAGCCGCTGGCTGCTGCCGTTGCCCGGCTGGCTTCGCACTCTTGCTGGGCGGCGCTTGAATTGCGGATACGGGCGCTGCCGCCTTGGGGGGCCTTGCTCTGCTTTCTGGCGCCTGTGTTGTTGCTGCTGCCTGTGAAGCTTGCCGCGCTCTGGCTGTTTGCCGAGGGGCATATGGTGACCGGGGTGTTGCTGCTGGCTGGTGCCAAGCTTTTGGGGACTGCGCTGGTGGCGCGGATCTTTCAGCTGACTCAGCCTTCTTTGATGCGGATCGCTGTGTTTGCCCGGTATTACCTGCGGTTCAAGGCTTGGAAGGATGAGTTGCTGCGGGTTGTGAAGGCGCATCCTGCTTATCGGGGGGCTCGGCATCCTGGGGTTGCGCTGCGGCGGCGGTTTCGGGGGTGGAAGCGGAGTTTTCGGGCTTGGAGTGCGTGAACTTGCCTTCGGCTTGGTTACTTCTTCTACTCCTACCGAGGGTGGAGGTGGGGCTCGCGTCGCCCCACACCCCCGGTAACTTTCTTTCCATTGAAAGAAAGTCACCAAAGAAAAATTAGAAAGCGGGATCGGGGACGGGCTTTCGCCCGGGTCGGGCCTTTGTTTCGCTGCGCTTCACTCGGCTCTCGGCATGGCGTAGTGGGCTCAGCAACCGGAACAAATGCTCGAGGTTCGGGCCGCCCGCTCGCCAAAAGCTTCACGCCCTGGATAGGTTGGTAAGGCGCCTGTTTTGGCGCACTGGCGGTTTCCAGCGGATTGGACGCAGCGCTTGATCAAACTTGTCGGACGGCAGAGCGTGAAGCTTTTGGCGAACGAACGTCCCGATCCTCGAGCATCAGCAATCGTTGCTGCGATGAAATCGCCATGCCGAGAGCCGAGTGAAGCGCAGCGAAACAAAGGCCCGACCCGGGCGAAAGCCCGTCCCCGATCCCGCTTTAGAATTTTTCTTTGGTGACTTTCTTTCAATGGAAAGAAAGTTACCGGGGGTGTGGGGCGACGCCAGCCCCACCTCCACCCTCGGTAGGAGTAGAAGAAGTCCCCAAGGAGGCACCCCCACCCAAAAACGAAGAATAGTCGTGTACCGTCCAAACCAGAGAAAAAAGGTCAAACAAACAAAATGGTCGAACACGGCAGCGAACTGGTCAAAGCAGTAGTAGTCCTGGCAGCAGGCGTCATAGCCGTCCCGCTATTCAAGCGCCTGGGCCTGGGCTCAGTACTGGGCTACCTGGCAGCCGGCCTGGCCATAGGCCCGTCAGGCTTGAAAATCTTCGCCGACCCACATTCGGTCCTGGACCTGGCCGAATTCGGCGTGGTGATGTTCCTCTTCGTCATCGGCCTGGAGATGCAACCCAGCCGCCTCTGGAGCCTGCGCCGCGAGATCTTCGGCCTGGGCCTGCTCCAGGTGCTGGTCTGCGGCGGCCTGCTCACGGGTGCAGGCGTGCTGGCCGGCTTCAGCCCGGCCGTGGCCTTTGTCGGCGCCATGGGCTTCGTGCTGTCCTCCACCGCCATCGTCATGCAGATGCTCGACGAACGCGGCCAGACCTCCACCAAGCGCGGCCAGCGCATCGTCTCGGTGCTGCTGCTGGAAGACCTGTCCATCGTCCCGCTGCTGGCCATCGTCGCGGCCCTGGCGCCGGACGACGGCGCCAGCGACGGTGTCTCCAAGTGGGTGCAGGTCGGCATCGCGCTGGCGGCGCTGATCGGGCTGGTGGCGGTCAGCCGCTACCTGCTCAATCCGCTGTTCCGGGTGCTGTCCAAGGCAAGGGCGCGTGAGGTGATGGGCGCGGCCGCGCTGCTGGTGGTGCTGGGCGCGGCGCTGGCCATGCAGTGGGGCGGGCTGTCCATGGCCATGGGCGCCTTCGCCGCGGGGGTGATGCTGTCGGAGTCCACCTTCCGCCACCAGCTCGAAGCCGATGTGGAACCGTTCCGCGGACTGCTGCTGGGCCTGTTCTTCATGGGCGTGGGCATGTCGCTGGACCTGGCCCTGATGCGCGCCGACTGGCTGATGCTGCTGCTCGGCGTGCTGGTGGCGATGGTGCTCAAGTCGGGCGGCGTCTACCTGGTGGCGCGGCTGATGCGGGCCCGGCATCCGGAGGCGCTGGAGCGCGCCGCGCTGATGACCCAGGGCGGCGAATTCGCCTTCGTGCTCTACAGCGCGGCCGCCGGCGCCGGGCTGATCGAGGACCACGTCAATGCGCTGCTGACCGCGGCCGTCATCCTGTCGATGGCGTTCACGCCGCTGGTGGTGTTCTGCCTGCGCTGGCTGCTGCCGGACCGGCCGGCCC contains the following coding sequences:
- the bioF gene encoding 8-amino-7-oxononanoate synthase yields the protein MLIEHLTRQLHEREAQFLRRRRRVAETACAPQQRLTIDGGRPREMLGFCSNDYLGLANHPELIAAMGEGAALYGAGSGASHLVSGHSRAHADVEQALAATQSATIPGCEALFFCTGFMANMALLTALGDAKAMLFSDKLNHASLIDGSRLAKAKVLTYPHKRMDLLDALLESSDSPIKIIVTDAVFSMDGDIAPMDKLLALADKHDAYIVVDDAHGFGVLGPQGRGTLAHFGLSSQRFILMGTLGKALGVAGAFVAAHPTVIAWLVQSARAYIYTTAAPPAVAHAVGVSLKLVMGEEGDRRRAHLATLGRSLHESLAGIVEALALTEWSAPDSQTPIHPFIVGDNKNALSLAAQLDTQGLWVPAIRPPTVPAGTARLRITLSASHTEADVWRLCSVLADAAESMLP
- the bioB gene encoding biotin synthase BioB gives rise to the protein MNTLATVSIDELRATLPQARPAADEAAAQRWTVAQVEALLAMPFMDLMHRAQTVHRQHFDANEVQLSTLLSIKTGGCAEDCGYCPQSVHFDTGVEAGKLMPVDEVMEAAEAARAQGATRFCMGAAWRNLKDRDVERISTMVSGVKALGLETCMTLGMLEAHQAHALKDAGLDYYNHNLDTAPEIYGNIISTRTYQDRLDTLALVRDAGMNVCCGGIVGLGENRSQRAGLVAQLANLNPYPESVPINNLVQVAGTPLEGTDALDPFEFVRTIAAARITMPTAMVRLSAGREQMDEALQALCFLAGANSIFYGDRLLTTSNPQAQKDRALMQRLGLKVQGDGLPGHA
- the bioA gene encoding adenosylmethionine--8-amino-7-oxononanoate transaminase, which translates into the protein MSVPASNAGWQKRSLAAVWHPCTQMQRAFTVPPLPIARGEGPWLIDQEGQRYFDATSSWWVNLFGHADAGINDAIKRQLDTLPHVMLAGCTHAPAVELAERLSALTGGVLGHAFYASDGASAVEIALKMSFHFWRNQGRADKREFVCLKHSYHGETLGALSVTDVAIFRDTYDPLLMRAHLAASPDARQAGPNETAADVATRAAADMRRLLSERHEHIAAVIVEPLIQCAAGMAMHDPSYLQALRQLCDEFGVHLIADEIAVGCGRTGTFFACEQAGIWPDFVCLSKGITAGYLPLSLVLTRDAVFEAFLDEDIARGFLHSHSYTGNALACTAALAVLDRFEQEGVLAANRERSQLLAEALAPLRGDPRIAHFRQQGTIFAFDVLEAYAPGRFAENFHLAGRERGLLIRPIGRTVYLMPPYVLDAPLAAWLGARVIETLDAVCARSTTESHADRAPDPTVA
- the bioD gene encoding dethiobiotin synthase → MNVPGCFVTGTDTEVGKTRVSAALLHLLGADGSRTAALKPVAAGLELIDGRWVNDDVQRLRAAASVKLRDAEVGPCQLRTACAPHVAAAIDDTPISRSALLQAAKALEDRCDWLVVEGVGGFRVPLGPDWDTADLAVDIGLPVILVVGLRLGCINHALLTAETIEARGLRLAGWVGTRIDATMLQPEDTIHTLRQWLQDRHAAPCLGVVPWLDDTAPAAVAAHLDAAALRKAISKNSPKGPR
- a CDS encoding Tex family protein, with product MQKILRQIAAELSVHESQVRSAVDLLDGGATVPFIARYRKEATGGLDDIQLRALESRLSYLRELEDRRTAVLKSIEEQGKLTEVLRAAIEAAPTKQELEDLYLPYKQRRRTKGMIARESGIEPLADLLFADPTRVPADEAQAFVKAEKGEDGSDFTSVQAVLDGVRDILSERWAEDAGLLQNLREWLWSEGVLRSAKVESKNENDPEVAKFRDYFDYSEPIGRIPSHRALAVFRGRSLEILEAKLALPVEPEPGRPTVAEGRIAIHLGWSHAARAADDLLRKCVSWTWKVKLSLSTERDLFGRLREDAEKTAIKVFSDNLRDLLLAAPAGPKCVMGLDPGIRTGVKVAVVDHTGRLLETATVYPHEPRKDWDGSLHTLTKLADKHGVDLIAIGNGTASRETDKLAADLIKIAAKAERTIVKAVVSEAGASVYSASEFASQEMPDVDVSLRGAASIARRLQDPLAELVKIDPKSIGVGQYQHDVNQGELARTLEAVVEDCVNAVGVDLNTASAPLLSRVSGLSSGVAKAVVRWREANGAFRSRQQLLQVPGLGAKTFEQSAGFLRIRGGEQPLDMTGVHPETYPLVERIVAQAGRPITDIMGRGDALRGFKPEQFADERFGAPTVKDILVELEKPGRDPRPDFKVARFNDGVEDIADLQPGMILEGTVSNVAQFGAFVDLGVHQDGLIHVSQLAHRFVEDAREVVKTGDIVRVKVMEVDPVRKRIGLTMKLDAAPPRKDGARENRYEPAGRGRPQQRGPGGQGGGMGNNSLGDSAMASAFAKLKGR
- a CDS encoding monovalent cation:proton antiporter-2 (CPA2) family protein, translating into MVEHGSELVKAVVVLAAGVIAVPLFKRLGLGSVLGYLAAGLAIGPSGLKIFADPHSVLDLAEFGVVMFLFVIGLEMQPSRLWSLRREIFGLGLLQVLVCGGLLTGAGVLAGFSPAVAFVGAMGFVLSSTAIVMQMLDERGQTSTKRGQRIVSVLLLEDLSIVPLLAIVAALAPDDGASDGVSKWVQVGIALAALIGLVAVSRYLLNPLFRVLSKARAREVMGAAALLVVLGAALAMQWGGLSMAMGAFAAGVMLSESTFRHQLEADVEPFRGLLLGLFFMGVGMSLDLALMRADWLMLLLGVLVAMVLKSGGVYLVARLMRARHPEALERAALMTQGGEFAFVLYSAAAGAGLIEDHVNALLTAAVILSMAFTPLVVFCLRWLLPDRPAQDMSGVKNIIDAARAGEETPGNVVVIGFGRFGQIACQTLLARGVEVTIIEQDTDMIRTAGRFGFHAYYGDGTRMDVLRAAGTVHAQVLLVCVNDKEAASRIVASVKRAFPLVPVLARAYDRQHAIELIRRGVDWQLRETFESAMAFGGEALRRLGVSEGDIAEVAEDVRRRDAERLQLQMAGGISQGLDLVRSSRWTATPLTKPKRPGNALNDAAAAALQSKERPADDQAPTNPVP